One window of the Trifolium pratense cultivar HEN17-A07 linkage group LG2, ARS_RC_1.1, whole genome shotgun sequence genome contains the following:
- the LOC123908194 gene encoding glutamate dehydrogenase 2: MNALVATNRNFSRASRILGLDSKLEKSLLIPYREIKVECTIPKDDGSLVSYVGFRIQHDNARGPMKGGIRYHPEVDPDEVNALAQLMTWKTAVVDIPYGGAKGGIGCNPKELSISELERLTRVFTQKIHDLIGIHRDVPAPDMGTNSQTMAWILDEYSKFHGHSPAVVTGKPIDLGGSLGRDAATGLGVVFATEALFDEYGKSISDMTFAIQGFGNVGTWAARSIFERGGKVVAVSDISGAISNPNGIDIIALLKHKEGNGTLKDFSGGDTMDPNDLLVHECDVLIPCALGGVLNKENANDVKAKFIIEAANHPTDPDADEILSKKGVIILPDIYANAGGVTVSYFEWVQNIQGFLWDEEKVNRELKKYMTKAFKNIKTMCKSNNCDLRMGAFTLGLDRVARATLLRGWEA; this comes from the exons ATGAACGCTCTTGTTGCCACCAACCGTAACTTCTCACGTGCATCTCGAATTCTTGGTTTAGATTCCAAACTTGAGAAAAGTCTTCTCATTCCCTACAGAGAAATCAAA GTTGAATGTACGATCCCAAAAGATGATGGAAGTTTGGTTTCGTACGTTGGTTTTAGGATCCAACATGACAATGCTCGTGGTCCTATGAAAGGAGGAATTCGTTATCATCCTGAG GTTGATCCTGATGAAGTGAATGCTCTAGCTCAGCTAATGACATGGAAGACAGCTGTGGTAGACATCCCATATGGTGGAGCAAAGGGCGGAATCGGTTGCAACCCAAAGGAACTGAGCATCAGCGAGTTGGAACGTCTCACTCGTGTTTTCACACAAAAGATTCATGATCTCATTGGCATTCATAGGGATGTTCCTGCCCCTGATATGGGAACTAATTCACAGACAATGGCTTGGATTCTTGATGAGTATTCAAAGTTTCATGGTCATTCACCGGCAGTTGTGACCGGAAAGCCTATT GATCTTGGAGGTTCATTGGGAAGAGATGCTGCCACAGGATTAGGAGTGGTTTTTGCAACTGAGGCTTTATTCGATGAATATGGGAAATCAATTTCTGATATGACATTTGCCATTCAG GGTTTTGGAAATGTTGGCACATGGGCTGCAAGGTCAATTTTTGAGAGAGGGGGTAAGGTGGTTGCAGTAAGTGACATCAGTGGTGCTATTAGTAACCCAAATGGCATTGATATAATTGCTCTTCTGAAACACAAGGAAGGAAATGGTACTTTGAAGGATTTCTCAGGAGGAGATACTATGGATCCAAATGACTTGCTTGTTCATGAATGTGACGTTCTCATTCCATGTGCTTTGGGTGGTGTTCTCAATAA GGAAAATGCTAATGATGTGAAAGCAAAATTTATTATAGAAGCTGCAAATCATCCAACTGATCCTGATGCTGATGAG ATACTGTCTAAGAAGGGAGTAATTATATTACCAGACATTTATGCCAATGCTGGTGGAGTGACTGTAAGCTACTTTGAATGGGTTCAG AATATTCAAGGATTTTTGTGGGATGAAGAGAAAGTGAACCGTGAGCTAAAAAAGTACATGACAAAAGCTTTCAAGAACATAAAAACAATGTGTAAAAGTAATAACTGCGACTTGCGAATGGGAGCTTTCACTCTTGGACTCGACCGTGTTGCTCGCGCTACGCTTTTGAGAGGTTGGGAAGCTTAG
- the LOC123909761 gene encoding DNA repair endonuclease UVH1 isoform X1, translating into MQQVHSSFSISNQRIIQNHSIVSQIEVENLHPLPSSSSSMVLQFHEHIITELLEDTNGGLVILSSGLSLSKLISSLLLLHSSSQGTLLILSPPSSTLKSKINFHLKTLNPQFYQIPAEITADLPIHHRHSLYTSGSVFFITPRILIVDLLTKKLPTSTISGLIILNAHSISETSTEAFIVRIFRSVNRDAFIRVFSDRPQAMVSGFAKAERTLKCLHIRKMHLWPRFQVYVSQELERDPPDVVDIRVPMSKYMVGIQKAIIEVMDACLKEMRKTNKVDVEDLTVENGLFKSFDEIVRRQLDPIWHTLGKKTKQLVSDLKTLRKLLDYLVRYDAVTYLKYLDTLRVSESFRSVWIFAEASYKIFDYAKKRVYHLVRSDGVKLNESSKGVKNKKKKVKGDNKETEEADVDSSTSSNHGIVLEEVLEEAPKWKVLRDILEEVEEERQKQGMLREEVLAEGEDTDNGIVLVACKDERSCLQLEECITNSPKKVMRDEWKKYLLNKVQLRDVVHKKKKPTDPKGFGILDGVTPISPAKNSETSGINKQEHDALLAAASKLRNLAENNHVVEDAPQSDLGGHVRKGKRKLGNRNAPIVIDGSGVQSKNKEEVASGKTGTSDSKNKAHMGETSPVIAGRFCETKHGGISVEDTVLRRHSCPDAVGRDGKSLPPVHFYALESDQPILDILKPSVIIVYHPDMTFVREIEVYKAENPSKRLKVYFIFYEDSTEVQKFEASIRRENGAFESLIRQKSMMTIPVDRSGHGLGLNSTLDSDLNTTQNSITRKAGGRKGVDKEMQVIVDMREFMSSLPNILHQKGMRIIPVTLEVGDYILSPLICVERKSIQDLFQSFTSGRLYTQVETMARYYKIPVLLIEFSQDKSFSFQSAGDIGDDVTPNSIISKLSLLALHFPRLRIIWSRSLHATSEIFASLKANQDEPDETKAMRVGVPSEEGIVENDVRAENYNTSAVEFLRRLPGVTDSNYRAIMDGCKSLEELALLPVEKLAEIMGGHKAARTLRDFLDAKYPTLL; encoded by the exons ATGCAACAAGTTCATTCgagtttttcaatttcaaaccaAAGAATTATACAAAATCATAGTATCGTTTCACAAATTGAAGTAGAAAATTTGCATCCActaccatcatcatcatcatcaatggtTCTTCAATTTCACGAACACATAATCACAGAGCTTCTAGAAGATACCAATGGCGGTCTCGTTATTCTCTCTTCAGGTCTCTCTCTATCCAAACTCATATCATCTCTTCTCCTTCTCCATTCATCTTCACAAGGAACACTCCTCATTCTATCTCCTCCTTCCTCCACTCtcaaatccaaaatcaatttccatctcaaaaccctaaacccccaATTCTATCAAATCCCCGCCGAAATCACCGCCGATCTCCCCATTCACCACCGTCACTCTCTCTACACATCCGGTTCCGTCTTTTTCATCACTCCTCGAATCCTAATCGTTGATCTTCTCACGAAAAAACTACCTACATCAACGATTTCCGGACTTATTATTCTCAACGCTCATTCGATTTCTGAAACTTCTACTGAAGCTTTTATTGTTAGGATTTTCCGTTCCGTTAACCGTGATGCATTTATTCGTGTTTTCTCCGATAGGCCGCAGGCGATGGTTTCTGGTTTCGCGAAGGCGGAGAGGACTTTGAAGTGTTTGCATATAAGGAAGATGCATTTATGGCCGAGGTTTCAGGTTTATGTTTCGCAGGAGCTTGAGAGGGATCCACCGGATGTTGTGGATATTAGGGTTCCGATGAGTAAGTATATGGTGGGGATTCAGAAGGCTATTATTGAGGTTATGGATGCGTGTTTGAAGGAGATGAGAAAGACAAATAAGGTTGATGTCGAGGATTTGACGGTGGAGAATGGGTTGTTTAAGTCTTTTGATGAGATTGTGAGGAGACAGTTGGATCCAATTTGGCATACCTTGGGGAAGAAGACTAAGCAGCTTGTTTCTGATCTTAAGACGTTGAGGAAGTTGTTGGATTATCTAGTCAG GTATGATGCGGTGACATACTTGAAATATTTGGATACACTTAGAGTGTCAGAGAGTTTTCGATCTGTTTGGATATTTGCAGAGGCGAGCTATAAGATATTTGACTATGCAAAGAAACGTGTTTATCATCTTGTGAGGTCAGATGGTGTGAAATTGAACGAGTCTAGTAAGggtgtcaaaaacaaaaaaaaaaaagtcaagggGGATAACAAAGAAACTGAAGAAG CTGATGTTGATTCCTCAACCAGTTCAAATCATGGCATAGTTTTGGAGGAAGTCTTGGAAGAAGCACCAAAGTGGAAGGTCTTACGT GATATTCTTGAAGAGGTAGAGGAGGAACGGCAAAAGCAAGGCATGTTGAGGGAAGAAGTGTTGGCTGAAGGCGAAGACACCGACAATGGCATTGTATTAGTGGCATGTAAAGATGAAAGGTCGTGCTTGCAGCTTGAAGAATGCATCACCAACAGTCCGAAAAag GTCATGAGAGACGAATGGAAGAAGTACTTACTAAACAAGGTACAATTACGTGATGTAGTGCATAAGAAAAAGAAGCCAACGGATCCTAAAGGTTTTGGGATACTTGATGGAGTCACTCCCATATCTCCCGCAAAGAATTCTGAAACCAGCGGCATTAATAAGCAGGAGCATGATGCActtcttgcagcagcttcaaaACTGCGAAATCTTGCTGAAAATAATCATGTTGTCGAAGATGCTCCTCAGTCTGATTTGGGTGGACATGTTCGAAAAGGAAAGAGAAAATTGGGAAATAGAAATGCCCCAATCGTTATTGATGGCTCAGGTGTTCAGAGTAAGAATAAGGAGGAAGTGGCAAGTGGTAAAACTGGGACGTCAGATTCAAAAAATAAAGCCCATATGGGTGAAACTAGTCCTGTCATTGCTGGCAGATTTTGTGAAACCAAACATGGGGGGATATCTGTAGAAGACACGGTTCTTCGGAGGCATAGCTGTCCTGATGCAGTGGGAAGAGATGGGAAGTCACTACCGCCAGTACATTTTTATGCCCTAGAAAGTGATCAGCCTATACTGGACATATTAAAGCCCTCTGTAATCATTGTTTACCATCCAGACATGACCTTTGTAAGAGAAATTGAAGTATACAAAGCTGAGAATCCCTCAAAAAGGTTGaaggtttattttattttctatgaaGATTCAACTGAGGTTCAGAAGTTCGAGGCAAGTATACGTAGAGAGAATGGAGCATTTGAATCTTTGATCAGGCAAAAATCTATGATGACGATTCCAGTTGACCGG AGTGGGCATGGTTTAGGATTGAATTCTACCCTAGATTCAGATTTAAATACTACCCAGAACTCAATAACCAGAAAAGCAGGTGGGAGAAAGGGGGTTGATAAGGAAATGCAG GTCATTGTGGACATGAGGGAATTCATGAGCAGCCTTCCAAATATTCTTCATCAAAAGGGAATGCGCATAATTCCTGTGACCCTTGAAGTTGGTGACTATATCCTATCACCATTAATTTGTGTGGAAAGAAAAAGTATTCAAGATCTCTTCCAGAGTTTCACATCAGGTCGTCTATACACCCAGGTGGAAACAATGGCGCGATATTATAAGATACCTGTGCTCTTGATTGAGTTTTCACAGGATAAGAGCTTCTCATTTCAG TCTGCTGGTGATATTGGTGATGATGTGACACCCAATAGCATTATATCAAAGTTGTCGTTGCTTGCTCTACATTTTCCCCGACTACGAATAATCTGGTCTCGAAGTTTGCATGCTACTTCTGAAATATTTGCTTCACTGAAGGCAAATCAAGATGAACCAGATGAAACAAAAGCAATGAGAGTGGGTGTTCCATCAGAAGAAGGAATTGTGGAAAATGACGTGAG GGCGGAAAATTACAATACATCGGCTGTGGAGTTTCTAAGACGACTTCCAGGTGTTACAGATTCTAATTATAGAGCCATAATGGATGGGTGTAAGAGTTTGGAAGAACTTGCTCTTCTTCCGGTGGAAAAGCTAGCTGAAATAATGGGTGGTCATAAAGCTGCTCGTACCCTTAGAGACTTTTTAGATGCTAAATATCCCACTTTGTTGTGA
- the LOC123909761 gene encoding DNA repair endonuclease UVH1 isoform X2: MQQVHSSFSISNQRIIQNHSIVSQIEVENLHPLPSSSSSMVLQFHEHIITELLEDTNGGLVILSSGLSLSKLISSLLLLHSSSQGTLLILSPPSSTLKSKINFHLKTLNPQFYQIPAEITADLPIHHRHSLYTSGSVFFITPRILIVDLLTKKLPTSTISGLIILNAHSISETSTEAFIVRIFRSVNRDAFIRVFSDRPQAMVSGFAKAERTLKCLHIRKMHLWPRFQVYVSQELERDPPDVVDIRVPMSKYMVGIQKAIIEVMDACLKEMRKTNKVDVEDLTVENGLFKSFDEIVRRQLDPIWHTLGKKTKQLVSDLKTLRKLLDYLVRYDAVTYLKYLDTLRVSESFRSVWIFAEASYKIFDYAKKRVYHLVRSDGVKLNESSKGVKNKKKKVKGDNKETEEADVDSSTSSNHGIVLEEVLEEAPKWKVLRDILEEVEEERQKQGMLREEVLAEGEDTDNGIVLVACKDERSCLQLEECITNSPKKVMRDEWKKYLLNKVQLRDVVHKKKKPTDPKGFGILDGVTPISPAKNSETSGINKQEHDALLAAASKLRNLAENNHVVEDAPQSDLGGHVRKGKRKLGNRNAPIVIDGSGVQSKNKEEVASGKTGTSDSKNKAHMGETSPVIAGRFCETKHGGISVEDTVLRRHSCPDAVGRDGKSLPPVHFYALESDQPILDILKPSVIIVYHPDMTFVREIEVYKAENPSKRLKVYFIFYEDSTEVQKFEASIRRENGAFESLIRQKSMMTIPVDRSGHGK, from the exons ATGCAACAAGTTCATTCgagtttttcaatttcaaaccaAAGAATTATACAAAATCATAGTATCGTTTCACAAATTGAAGTAGAAAATTTGCATCCActaccatcatcatcatcatcaatggtTCTTCAATTTCACGAACACATAATCACAGAGCTTCTAGAAGATACCAATGGCGGTCTCGTTATTCTCTCTTCAGGTCTCTCTCTATCCAAACTCATATCATCTCTTCTCCTTCTCCATTCATCTTCACAAGGAACACTCCTCATTCTATCTCCTCCTTCCTCCACTCtcaaatccaaaatcaatttccatctcaaaaccctaaacccccaATTCTATCAAATCCCCGCCGAAATCACCGCCGATCTCCCCATTCACCACCGTCACTCTCTCTACACATCCGGTTCCGTCTTTTTCATCACTCCTCGAATCCTAATCGTTGATCTTCTCACGAAAAAACTACCTACATCAACGATTTCCGGACTTATTATTCTCAACGCTCATTCGATTTCTGAAACTTCTACTGAAGCTTTTATTGTTAGGATTTTCCGTTCCGTTAACCGTGATGCATTTATTCGTGTTTTCTCCGATAGGCCGCAGGCGATGGTTTCTGGTTTCGCGAAGGCGGAGAGGACTTTGAAGTGTTTGCATATAAGGAAGATGCATTTATGGCCGAGGTTTCAGGTTTATGTTTCGCAGGAGCTTGAGAGGGATCCACCGGATGTTGTGGATATTAGGGTTCCGATGAGTAAGTATATGGTGGGGATTCAGAAGGCTATTATTGAGGTTATGGATGCGTGTTTGAAGGAGATGAGAAAGACAAATAAGGTTGATGTCGAGGATTTGACGGTGGAGAATGGGTTGTTTAAGTCTTTTGATGAGATTGTGAGGAGACAGTTGGATCCAATTTGGCATACCTTGGGGAAGAAGACTAAGCAGCTTGTTTCTGATCTTAAGACGTTGAGGAAGTTGTTGGATTATCTAGTCAG GTATGATGCGGTGACATACTTGAAATATTTGGATACACTTAGAGTGTCAGAGAGTTTTCGATCTGTTTGGATATTTGCAGAGGCGAGCTATAAGATATTTGACTATGCAAAGAAACGTGTTTATCATCTTGTGAGGTCAGATGGTGTGAAATTGAACGAGTCTAGTAAGggtgtcaaaaacaaaaaaaaaaaagtcaagggGGATAACAAAGAAACTGAAGAAG CTGATGTTGATTCCTCAACCAGTTCAAATCATGGCATAGTTTTGGAGGAAGTCTTGGAAGAAGCACCAAAGTGGAAGGTCTTACGT GATATTCTTGAAGAGGTAGAGGAGGAACGGCAAAAGCAAGGCATGTTGAGGGAAGAAGTGTTGGCTGAAGGCGAAGACACCGACAATGGCATTGTATTAGTGGCATGTAAAGATGAAAGGTCGTGCTTGCAGCTTGAAGAATGCATCACCAACAGTCCGAAAAag GTCATGAGAGACGAATGGAAGAAGTACTTACTAAACAAGGTACAATTACGTGATGTAGTGCATAAGAAAAAGAAGCCAACGGATCCTAAAGGTTTTGGGATACTTGATGGAGTCACTCCCATATCTCCCGCAAAGAATTCTGAAACCAGCGGCATTAATAAGCAGGAGCATGATGCActtcttgcagcagcttcaaaACTGCGAAATCTTGCTGAAAATAATCATGTTGTCGAAGATGCTCCTCAGTCTGATTTGGGTGGACATGTTCGAAAAGGAAAGAGAAAATTGGGAAATAGAAATGCCCCAATCGTTATTGATGGCTCAGGTGTTCAGAGTAAGAATAAGGAGGAAGTGGCAAGTGGTAAAACTGGGACGTCAGATTCAAAAAATAAAGCCCATATGGGTGAAACTAGTCCTGTCATTGCTGGCAGATTTTGTGAAACCAAACATGGGGGGATATCTGTAGAAGACACGGTTCTTCGGAGGCATAGCTGTCCTGATGCAGTGGGAAGAGATGGGAAGTCACTACCGCCAGTACATTTTTATGCCCTAGAAAGTGATCAGCCTATACTGGACATATTAAAGCCCTCTGTAATCATTGTTTACCATCCAGACATGACCTTTGTAAGAGAAATTGAAGTATACAAAGCTGAGAATCCCTCAAAAAGGTTGaaggtttattttattttctatgaaGATTCAACTGAGGTTCAGAAGTTCGAGGCAAGTATACGTAGAGAGAATGGAGCATTTGAATCTTTGATCAGGCAAAAATCTATGATGACGATTCCAGTTGACCGG AGTGGGCATGGAAAGTGA